In Odontesthes bonariensis isolate fOdoBon6 chromosome 20, fOdoBon6.hap1, whole genome shotgun sequence, a genomic segment contains:
- the rheb gene encoding GTP-binding protein Rheb gives MPQPKSRKIAVLGYRSVGKSSLTIQFVEGQFVDSYDPTIENTFTKTMTVNGQEYNLQLVDTAGQDEYSIFPQSYTIDVDGYILIYSVTSYKSFEVVRVIHEKLLDMVGNVQVPIILVGNKKDLHMERAISYEEGRALAESWNAAFLESSAKENQTAVEVFRRMILEVEKMEAGQPQVRPPCSVM, from the exons ATGCCGCAGCCCAAATCCCGGAAAATCGCCGTGCTGGGCTACAGGTCGGTGG gGAAGTCTTCCCTCACCATTCAGTTTGTGGAGGGCCAGTTTGTGGACTCCTACGATCCCACCATAGAGAACA CGTTCACCAAGACGATGACCGTAAACGGTCAGGAGTACAACCTGCAGCTGGTGGACACGGCCGGCCAG GACGAGTACTCCATCTTCCCTCAGAGTTACACCATCGACGTCGATGGGTACATCCTCATCTACTCTGTGACGTCCTACAAGAG CTTCGAGGTGGTCAGAGTGATCCACGAGAAGCTGTTGGACATGGTGGGAAACGTCCa AGTCCCGATTATTTTGGTTGGGAACAAGAAAGACTTACACATGGAGAG AGCGATCAGCTATGAGGAGGGGAGAGCTCTGGCCGAGTCGTGGAACGCTGCCTTTCTCGAGTCTTCAGCCAAAGAAAACCAG ACGGCGGTGGAGGTGTTCAGGAGGATGATCCTGGAGGTGGAGAAGATGGAGGCGGGCCAGCCACAGGTCCGGCCCCCCTGCTCCGTGATGTAG